Proteins from a single region of Sneathiella aquimaris:
- the mreD gene encoding rod shape-determining protein MreD: MLEQPPVSYQINQVLRGSIPFWLTFLLALLTVVPIRIDGFAVISPALVSMSVFYWSLHRPYLMAAPVVFFLGLISDILTGVPLGLSSFMLLIVHGVAVSQRHVFVGKAFILTWWGYLLIATGISMLTWLIACIYSLALMPFFPVLIQLIITVLIFPLFAWCFGAIQHSLLKGI, encoded by the coding sequence ATGCTTGAGCAGCCGCCAGTATCGTATCAGATTAATCAGGTCCTTAGAGGGAGCATCCCTTTTTGGTTGACCTTTCTGCTTGCCCTTTTGACGGTGGTTCCAATTCGTATTGATGGTTTTGCGGTTATCTCTCCGGCCTTGGTTTCAATGTCCGTTTTTTACTGGAGTCTGCATCGCCCTTATTTAATGGCGGCGCCCGTAGTCTTTTTTCTGGGTTTGATTTCGGATATTCTGACCGGAGTTCCCCTTGGTCTATCTTCATTTATGCTTCTGATCGTTCATGGTGTTGCTGTTTCTCAGCGGCATGTTTTTGTCGGTAAAGCGTTTATCCTGACATGGTGGGGTTACTTGTTGATTGCGACTGGGATCAGCATGCTAACCTGGTTGATTGCTTGTATCTATTCATTGGCTCTGATGCCCTTTTTCCCGGTTTTGATCCAATTGATCATCACGGTTTTGATCTTTCCCCTGTTTGCTTGGTGCTTTGGCGCGATACAGCATAGCCTGTTGAAAGGCATTTGA